One part of the Solanum dulcamara chromosome 8, daSolDulc1.2, whole genome shotgun sequence genome encodes these proteins:
- the LOC129899200 gene encoding uncharacterized protein LOC129899200 translates to MGRFSIPMKGLVLLLCLWAAIAEAEYLKYKDPKQPMVTRMKDLMKRMTLEEKIGQMTQIERKAASADVMKQYFIGSVLSGGGSAPAPKASAEDWINMVNEIQKGALSTRLGIPMIYGIDAVHGHNNVYNATIFPHNIGLGVTRDPDLVKRIGAATALEVRATGIPYVFAPCIAVCRDPRWGRCYESYSEDHNIVRTMTEIIPGLQGDLPANSRKGVPFVDGKSKVAACAKHFVGDGGTLRGIDENNTVINSNGLFGIHMPAYYDSIVKGVSTVMVSYSSWNGERMHANRDLVTGFLKDRLNFRGFVISDWQGIDRITSPPHANYTYSVQAGVTAGIDMVMVPENYREFIDALTLLVKDNIIPMSRIDDAVKRILRIKFTMGLFDNPLADLSLVNLLGSREHRELAREAVRKSLVLLKNGKSISQPLLPLPKKTPKILVAGTHADNLGYQCGGWTIEWQGVPGNDLTVGTTILTAIKKTVDPSTQVVYQQNPDANFVKSNEFNYAIVVVGEVPYAEMFGDSTNLTITEPGPSTINNVCGAVKCIVVVVSGRPVVLEPYVDKIDALVAAWLPGTEGQGVADVLFGDYGFTGKLARTWFKSVDQLPMNVGDRNYNPLFPFGFGLTTQPVKLN, encoded by the exons ATGGGGAGATTTTCAATACCCATGAAGGgtttggtgttgttgttgtgtctATGGGCAGCGATTGCAGAAGCAGAGTACCTAAAATACAAGGACCCAAAACAGCCGATGGTAACAAGAATGAAGGACTTGATGAAAAGAATGACTCTTGAAGAAAAGATTGGTCAGATGACTCAGATTGAGAGGAAAGCTGCCTCAGCTGATGTAATGAAACAATATTTCATTG GGAGTGTATTGAGTGGTGGAGGGAGTGCTCCTGCACCTAAAGCCTCTGCTGAGGATTGGATCAATATGGTAAACGAGATTCAAAAGGGTGCTCTTTCAACCCGCCTTGGTATTCCAATGATTTATGGGATTGATGCAGTTCACGGTCACAACAATGTCTATAATGCTACTATTTTTCCTCACAATATTGGGCTTGGTGTCACCAG GGACCCTGATCTTGTGAAACGGATTGGTGCTGCAACTGCACTTGAAGTTAGAGCCACAGGAATCCCATATGTCTTTGCTCCCTGCATTGCA GTATGCAGAGACCCTAGATGGGGCCGTTGTTATGAAAGCTACAGCGAAGATCACAATATTGTGCGAACCATGACAGAGATAATTCCTGGTTTACAAGGAGATCTGCCAGCTAATTCTCGCAAGGGTGTCCCCTTTGTTGACGGAAA GTCAAAGGTAGCAGCCTGCGCCAAGCATTTTGTGGGAGATGGTGGCACGCTGAGGGGAATCGATGAAAATAACACAGTAATTAACTCAAATGGTTTATTTGGCATCCACATGCCTGCATATTATGATTCAATCGTAAAGGGTGTTTCAACGGTGATGGTGTCTTACTCAAGCTGGAACGGGGAAAGGATGCACGCTAACAGAGATCTTGTCACTGGCTTCCTAAAGGACAGGCTCAACTTCAGG GGTTTTGTCATTTCCGATTGGCAAGGCATTGACCGGATTACAAGCCCACCTCATGCTAATTACACTTATTCAGTTCAAGCTGGAGTTACAGCAGGAATTGACATG GTTATGGTTCCAGAGAACTACAGAGAGTTTATTGATGCTCTGACTCTACTAGTGAAAGATAATATCATTCCCATGAGCAGAATTGATGATGCTGTGAAACGGATATTGAGAATTAAGTTCACCATGGGTCTCTTTGACAACCCACTGGCTGACCTTAGCTTGGTAAACCTACTCGGTAGCCGG GAACATCGAGAGTTGGCAAGGGAAGCAGTAAGGAAATCACTTGTCCTTTTGAAGAACGGAAAGAGCATTAGTCAGCCACTACTTCCCCTTCCAAAGAAGACGCCAAAGATACTTGTAGCTGGAACTCATGCAGACAATTTGGGTTACCAATGCGGAGGCTGGACAATAGAATGGCAGGGCGTCCCAGGCAATGATTTAACAGTTG GAACCACCATTTTAACTGCTATCAAGAAAACTGTGGATCCTTCTACCCAGGTAGTGTACCAGCAGAATCCTGATGCAAACTTTGTGAAGTCAAACGAATTCAACTACGCCATTGTTGTAGTAGGTGAAGTTCCATATGCAGAGATGTTTGGTGACAGCACAAATCTTACAATAACAGAACCTGGTCCTAGCACTATTAACAATGTCTGTGGGGCTGTGAAATGTATTGTAGTTGTCGTCTCTGGTCGTCCAGTTGTGCTAGAACCTTATGTCGATAAAATAGATGCACTTGTCGCTGCTTGGCTTCCAGGGACTGAAGGGCAAGGTGTGGCAGATGTTTTATTTGGTGACTATGGTTTCACTGGTAAACTTGCTAGGACTTGGTTCAAGTCAGTGGACCAGCTTCCTATGAATGTCGGCGATCGCAACTACAATCCCCTCTTTCCCTTTGGATTCGGACTCACAACACAGCCAGTCAAATTGAATTAA